In Deltaproteobacteria bacterium CG11_big_fil_rev_8_21_14_0_20_42_23, one genomic interval encodes:
- the cpaB gene encoding Flp pilus assembly protein CpaB: protein MIHSIHHRRSLFLQIHIAKIKRKLIEKPVHAALLFAVLAFLFSSSYFHQKEARLSFLSSPQVILAAKHTFSSGHILREEDLGEILLQGTFLTRDMVRNKNEVLGKVLQVDLEAGSPLLKPNFSEIGANTGLAPVINPEKRSMSFLFSPENASADLIKPGDRVDVFANLEVGERAGKYLTTMISQDLLVLSVGKHLFGEPFKKKKTSSVSAPLAEINTLSKETLVSLEVSVEELPKLIFAREYGNVSLSLRAKNAKNVQAFPRASVEDLLPGESFLQRKQRFHEYRGAR from the coding sequence ATCATACACTCGATACATCACAGGAGGTCTTTGTTCTTGCAGATACACATTGCAAAAATTAAGCGAAAGCTCATTGAAAAACCAGTGCATGCTGCGTTGCTGTTTGCAGTATTGGCATTCCTCTTTTCAAGTTCTTACTTTCATCAAAAAGAAGCACGGCTTTCTTTTTTAAGTTCGCCACAAGTTATTTTGGCGGCGAAGCATACTTTTTCTTCAGGGCATATTCTTCGCGAAGAAGATCTTGGTGAGATTTTGCTTCAAGGAACATTTCTTACCCGTGACATGGTGAGAAATAAAAATGAGGTGCTTGGAAAAGTGTTGCAAGTTGACCTTGAAGCTGGCTCTCCACTTCTAAAGCCGAACTTCTCGGAGATTGGTGCAAACACAGGGCTTGCGCCGGTGATAAATCCAGAAAAAAGATCAATGAGTTTTCTCTTTTCTCCTGAAAATGCATCTGCAGATCTCATCAAGCCTGGAGATAGAGTAGATGTTTTCGCCAATCTTGAAGTTGGTGAAAGAGCGGGAAAATATCTCACCACCATGATTTCCCAAGACCTGCTGGTTTTATCAGTTGGCAAGCATCTTTTTGGCGAACCGTTTAAAAAGAAAAAAACTTCATCTGTTTCAGCCCCGCTTGCCGAAATAAATACACTTTCAAAGGAAACCTTGGTGAGTTTAGAGGTGAGTGTTGAAGAACTCCCAAAACTTATTTTCGCGCGTGAATATGGAAATGTTTCCTTAAGCTTGAGAGCTAAAAATGCAAAAAATGTTCAAGCTTTTCCAAGGGCGAGTGTAGAGGACTTGCTTCCGGGCGAATCTTTTTTGCAACGTAAACAACGCTTTCATGAATATAGAGGTGCGCGGTGA
- a CDS encoding peptidase dimerization domain protein translates to MEQVINYIEENQDRYLNELIELLKIKSISADSAYRGEIKRGAEWVADRLKKIGFDHVEVKETKGCPAVYGDYLHAGKDKPTILLYGHYDVQPPDPLEKWTNPPFEPVVKDGALYARGTADDKGQLYTHLCAFEALITQTGGLPVNVKVFIEGEEEAGTGATDLFVEQNPELLACDAITISDTSWNRPDLPTIVTSLRGLCYLEVKVKGPSRDVHSGVYGGKIQNPLNAMAKIIAQLQDENGVIQIPGYYDDVVKLTEQERKDFARVNDDEYLKKEIGVKALWGEKGFSTEERNWARPSLDVHGVWGGYMGEGSKTVIASEGHFKISSRIVANQNPEKCCKMIKDYIESICPQGVEVEVKVLHYGEPVMVPVDSPYLVAAQNAFESAFAKRPQLVREGASIPITAVFQKVLKAPSIMVGFGLNADNIHSPDENFRLEHFYKGIKTCAYLYDEFSRVKA, encoded by the coding sequence ATGGAACAAGTCATTAATTATATTGAAGAAAATCAAGATCGTTATCTGAACGAATTAATTGAGCTTCTTAAAATCAAAAGTATTTCAGCTGATTCTGCTTACCGAGGTGAAATCAAACGTGGAGCGGAATGGGTTGCAGACAGGTTAAAAAAGATTGGTTTCGATCATGTTGAAGTGAAAGAAACGAAAGGTTGTCCTGCCGTCTATGGTGATTATCTTCATGCCGGAAAAGACAAGCCTACCATTCTTTTGTACGGTCACTACGATGTTCAACCGCCAGATCCTCTTGAAAAATGGACCAATCCTCCTTTTGAACCTGTAGTGAAAGATGGAGCGCTTTATGCCAGAGGCACTGCCGATGACAAGGGCCAGCTGTATACGCACTTGTGTGCTTTTGAGGCCCTCATCACACAAACCGGTGGGCTGCCAGTAAATGTGAAGGTGTTTATTGAAGGGGAAGAAGAAGCTGGAACAGGAGCTACCGATCTTTTCGTTGAGCAAAATCCAGAGCTTCTTGCCTGTGATGCCATTACCATTTCGGATACGTCTTGGAATAGACCAGATTTGCCTACTATTGTAACTTCTTTGCGCGGACTGTGTTACCTGGAAGTAAAGGTGAAAGGGCCTTCGCGCGATGTCCACTCTGGCGTGTATGGGGGAAAAATTCAAAACCCCTTAAATGCCATGGCAAAAATTATTGCACAACTTCAAGATGAAAACGGAGTCATTCAAATTCCGGGTTATTATGATGATGTGGTGAAGTTGACTGAGCAAGAGCGAAAAGATTTTGCTCGTGTAAATGATGACGAATACTTGAAAAAAGAAATTGGAGTAAAAGCATTGTGGGGCGAGAAAGGGTTTTCCACCGAAGAACGTAACTGGGCCAGACCATCCCTGGATGTGCATGGTGTTTGGGGTGGATATATGGGTGAGGGTTCCAAAACGGTGATTGCTTCTGAAGGCCATTTCAAAATCAGTTCTCGCATTGTAGCCAATCAAAATCCTGAAAAATGCTGCAAGATGATTAAAGACTATATCGAAAGCATTTGTCCCCAAGGTGTAGAGGTTGAAGTGAAGGTGTTGCATTATGGTGAGCCTGTTATGGTTCCTGTTGATAGCCCCTATTTGGTTGCGGCGCAAAACGCCTTCGAATCAGCGTTTGCAAAGAGACCACAGCTCGTCCGTGAAGGCGCTTCCATTCCCATTACAGCGGTGTTTCAAAAAGTGCTGAAAGCTCCTTCTATTATGGTGGGTTTTGGCTTGAACGCAGATAATATCCATTCGCCCGATGAAAATTTTAGACTTGAGCACTTTTATAAAGGCATCAAAACCTGTGCCTATTTGTACGATGAATTTTCTCGCGTTAAGGCCTAA